A segment of the Deltaproteobacteria bacterium genome:
AATACACCGTCAACGCGCTCAAGATCATCAAAGAATCGGCGCAAGCGGCCGGGCGCGACTTTTCCAAGTTCTTCGTCGCGCAGATTATCAATTGCTCCATTGAAGACGATCACAAGAAGGCATTGGACGAGGTGCGCTGGGAAGTGGCGACCAAGCTCGACCCGGTCCAGATATCGTTCATCGCCGCGCCGAAAATGCGCGTTGGCGAGCCGTATATTCACAAAGAAGACATCCCCCTTTTCGAGAAGGCCCACGCCCAGGGCGGCATGGAAGGCTTGATCAAAGCGATCCCAGATTCCTACGTCGAGGGCATGACCGCCAGCGGCACGCCCGACGAAGTCAAAAAGCGCGTGCAGCAATACCGCGATGCGGGAGTGCAGGTGCCGCTCTTGCGACCCGCCGCGGCGCATCAGACGCAGCGATTGTTGGATTTGTTCGCGCAATAAACGTCTAGCGTCTAGCGTCTAGTGTCTAGCGTTTGGCGTTTCCCGAGCAGCGAGTTTTCAACGCTAGACGCTAAACCCTAGACTCCAAACGCCCATTCCTATGTATCGCGTAGGCATCGATATCGGCGGCACCTTCACCGACATGCTTTTGATCGGTGACGACGGCACGGCTGTCATCGGCAAGACGCTGACGACGCCGGGCGATCCCAGCCTGGCGGTTGAGAACGCGCTCAAGCCGGTGCTCGATGACGGCAGGGTCAAAAAGTCGGAGCGCGGCACGCTGATTCACGGGACCACTTTAGTCACCAATGCGCTGATCGAACGCAAGGGCGCGCCGACGGCGTTGCTCACCACCGCCGGATTCCGCGACGCTGTGGAGATTGGCCGCGAGCATCGCTACGAGCTTTACGATTTAAATCTCGACCTGCCTAAGCCTCTCGTGCCGCGCCATCTGCGCTTCGATGTGCCGGAACGAGTCGCGGCGGACGGCAGTGTGCTCGAACCGTTGGATGAAGCTTTTGTCCGCAAGCTCGTCGCCGAGCTGCACGACAAGGGCATCAAGGCGATCGGCGTTTGTTATCTGAATAGCTTTCGCAATCCTGCCCACGAAAAACGCACGGCAGAAATCATCGCCGAGGTGGCGCCGAAGGTTCGCGTGTCGCTCAGCTCCGAAGTCGTCGCCGAGATTCGCGAATTTCAGCGCACCAGCACGACGTTGGCTAATGTGTATGTCCAGGAGCGCGTGTCGGACTATCTGGCGCAGCTGCAGCAGCGCCTCGATACCCTCGGCTTCAACGGCAGTTTCTTCGTGATGCTTTCCAGCGGCGGCATCGCCACGCGCGATACATCGTCGCGCTTCCCTGTGCGCTTGCTCGAATCCGGCCCGGCGGCAGGCGCTATAGCGGCGGCGCAGGCGGGCTTGGCGTCCGGCCATGGCGATCTCCTGTCGTTCGATATGGGCGGCACCACGGCCAAGCTTTGCGTCATCGAAGATGGCCAGCCGCTCAAGACCCACGAGTTCGAAGTCGACCGGGTCTATCGCTTTCGCAAGGGCAGCGGCTTGCCGGTGCGGATTCCGGTCATCGACATGATCGAGATCGGCGCCGGCGGCGGCAGCATTGCGCGGGTCGATTCCCTGGGCTTGCTCAAAGTGGGCCCGGACAGCTCCGGTGCCGACCCGGGGCCGGTCTGCTATCGGCGAGGCGGCACCGAGCCGACGGTGACCGACGCGGACTTGGTGCTCGGCTATCTCGATGCGAAATTTTTTCTTGGCGGCAAGATGCAACTCGACTTGGACAGCGCGCGCGCTGCGCTCGCCCGCGTCGGCGAGCGCGTTCACATGAATGCCGAGCAGGTGGCCTGGGGCATCCATCAGATCGTCAACGAAAATATGGCCAACGCCGCCCGCGCCCATCTGGGCGAGCGCGGCAAAGATCCGCGCCGCATGCCGATGTACGCCTTCGGCGGCGCCGGGCCGGTGCATGGTTATCGGGTTGCGGAGATCCTTCGCCTACCAGCTTTGATCTCGCCGTTTGGCGCCGGTGTTGGTTCAACCTTTGGTTTACTTGCGGCGCCATTGGCGTTTGATTTCGTTCGCAGCGCCTATAGCCGGATGGATCAGCTCGACTGGGCACTGGCGAATCGGTTGCTCGACGAGATGAGCGAAGAAGGGCGCAAGGTGCTGGAGAGCTCCGGCTTGTCGGCGCGCGAGATTAGCTATTCACGCACGGCCGATATGCGCTACATTGGCCAGGGGCACGAAGTGTCGGTGCCGCTCCCAGGTGGAGCGCTTGGCCCAGAGAGTTTGGCGCCGATTCAATCTGTCTTCGAAGATGTCTATCGCGGCTTGTATGGCCGCAAGGGGCCGGACGTGCCGCTGGAAGTGATCAACTGGCGCGTTGTGGCGAGCGGGCCGCGGCCGGAAATGAATCTTAGACTAGCGCGAGAGAATTCTCGGAAGGCCGACGCACGCAAGGGCTCGCGCCGCGCCTATTTTCCAGAGCGCGGCGGCTACATCGAGACGGCGGTTTATGATCGCTATGCTTTGCCGCCGGGAGCAGAGTTCAATGGCCCGGCCATCGTTGAGGAGCGCGAGTCGACTCTTATCATGGGCGCCCGCGGCCATGCACGGGTCGATGAAAAGTTAAACATTTTCGTGGAGTTTAACCATGAAAAGTGAAGTGATCGATCCGGTGACCCTCGAAGTGATTTGGAACCGGCTGTTGTCCGTTGCCAACGAGCAGCAGGACGCGCTGATTCGCACAGCTTTCAGTACGATTGTCCGCGAGAGTCAGGACTTGGCCTGCGGCATGTTCGATACAAAAGGACGGATGATCGCGCAGTCGATCAGCGGCACGCCGGGCCACATCAACGCCATGGCGACTTCGATGAAACATTTTCTCGCCGCCTTCCCGCCTGACAAGCTCGCCCCTGGCGACGTGCTGGTCACCAATGATCCGTGGCAGACCGCGGGGCAGATTAATGACATCACGATAACCACGCCGATTTTTCGCAAGGGCAAGCTCGTCGCGCTGACGGCCAACACCTGTCACAGCGCCGATATCGGCGGCCGCATTCTTTCCGCCGAGGCGCGCGAGGTCTTCGAAGAGGGGCTGCGGATTCCGATCATGAAGCTCTTCGACCGCGGCCAGCCCAACCAAATTCTCATGCAGATCGTGCGCACCAACGTGCGCCAGCCCGACGAAGTGATTGGCGATTTTTACGCCCAGACGGCGAGCAATGATGCCGGCGGGCGGGCGCTGTTGGAAATGATGGATGAATTTGGTTTGGACTCCATCGATGGCGTCGCCGAGGAAATTAT
Coding sequences within it:
- a CDS encoding hydantoinase/oxoprolinase family protein, which encodes MYRVGIDIGGTFTDMLLIGDDGTAVIGKTLTTPGDPSLAVENALKPVLDDGRVKKSERGTLIHGTTLVTNALIERKGAPTALLTTAGFRDAVEIGREHRYELYDLNLDLPKPLVPRHLRFDVPERVAADGSVLEPLDEAFVRKLVAELHDKGIKAIGVCYLNSFRNPAHEKRTAEIIAEVAPKVRVSLSSEVVAEIREFQRTSTTLANVYVQERVSDYLAQLQQRLDTLGFNGSFFVMLSSGGIATRDTSSRFPVRLLESGPAAGAIAAAQAGLASGHGDLLSFDMGGTTAKLCVIEDGQPLKTHEFEVDRVYRFRKGSGLPVRIPVIDMIEIGAGGGSIARVDSLGLLKVGPDSSGADPGPVCYRRGGTEPTVTDADLVLGYLDAKFFLGGKMQLDLDSARAALARVGERVHMNAEQVAWGIHQIVNENMANAARAHLGERGKDPRRMPMYAFGGAGPVHGYRVAEILRLPALISPFGAGVGSTFGLLAAPLAFDFVRSAYSRMDQLDWALANRLLDEMSEEGRKVLESSGLSAREISYSRTADMRYIGQGHEVSVPLPGGALGPESLAPIQSVFEDVYRGLYGRKGPDVPLEVINWRVVASGPRPEMNLRLARENSRKADARKGSRRAYFPERGGYIETAVYDRYALPPGAEFNGPAIVEERESTLIMGARGHARVDEKLNIFVEFNHEK